In Miscanthus floridulus cultivar M001 chromosome 8, ASM1932011v1, whole genome shotgun sequence, the sequence tttagttagaaatcgcttaaccatgtcaagcgcctcctgagcctcggtcgtccactcgaagcggtcagctttctttaggagtcgataaagggggagtccttgttcgccgaggcgtgaaatgaatcggctgagggcggcgaggcaccctatgatccgccgaaccccctttatgttttggatcgggcccatccttgtgatggctgatatcttctctgggttggcttcgatgccacactcggagacgatgaagccgagcagcatgccccttgggaccccgaaaacatatttttcgagattgagtttgatgtcgtttgcccggagtttcgcaaaggtttgctcaaggtcggcgacaaggtggttagctcgtttggttttgactacgatgtcatcgacataggcctcaacggttcgcccgatgaggtctctgaagcaattgagcatacagcgctggtacgttgccccagcattcttcaaaccgaATGGCATTaaaacgtagcaaaatgatccgaagggggtgataaaagatgtcgcgagctggtcggactctttcatcgcgatttgatggtagccagagtatgcgtcaagaaagcagagggtttcgcaccccgaggtggaatcgactatttggtctattcgtggcaaaggaaacggatcctttggacacgctttattgaggccggtataatcgacacacattctccatttcccgctcttttttcgcacaagaacgggatttgttaaccactctgggtggtatacctccttaatgaatcctgtggccagtagtttggctatctcttcgtcgatggccctgcatttctcctcgtcgaagcggcgtaggcgttgcttcaccgacttggagcccaggaggatctagagagtatgctcggtgacctccctcgggatgcctggcatatctgagggtttccacgcaaagatgtctttgttgtcgcggaggaagtcgacgagcgcgctttcctatttggaggagagtgcggtcccgatacggacttttttgccctcagagctgctggggtccaagaggacctccctagagccttctactgattcgaacgacccggttgatttcttcgcgttgggtgcctcttcaacgacctcttccctgagggtggcgagctcttcggaggcaatgactgcggatgcgtgtccgcagcattcgacttcgcactcgtaagcgcgctggaaggaggtgccgatggtgatgaccccgcggggacccggcatctttagcttaaggtacgtataattggggacggccatgaactttgcgtagcatggtcgtcccaagatggcatggaaagtccccgggaaccccactacatcgaaggtgagggtctcggtccggtaattggaccgatcctcgaaagtgacgggcagatcgatctgccccagcGGCATAgcctgcctaccaggcacgacgccatggaaaggcgctcggatggggcggaggttcgttcgatcgacgcccatctcgtcgagcgtcttggcgtacatgatgttgaggccgctgcctccgtccatcagtactttcgtgagccgcttAGGTCCAACGATCGGATCGATGACAAGTGGGTACCTTCCCggatgtgggatggcatccggatggtcggtccggtcgaaggttatggcggattccgaccaccggaggaaggctggcgtggctggtccggctgtatagacctcgcggcgtgcgaGCTTCTGGCGACTCTTGGAGTCGTAGaccgttgatcctccaaagatcatgagggcaccggttggcgttgggaaggcgtcgtccttctcctctatgtCGTCTGTGGTGGAAACAGGTTCCTTcccttgctcccctttgttgaggcccccggccaagtatttgcgcatgaggccgtaatccttgtatagatgcttggccgggaaggcgtggtttgggcatggcccctcgagcattttctcgaagtggtttggagtgccttCCGCGGGCtttcggccacctttgcggtcggcagcggccacgagcgagttgtcgtgccgttactttttatttttctttttggcgggccggttggaggcgccttcgccggtgtcctcgtcccgcctcatctttccgtcggagcgatcaaagatggcttcgaccgcctcctcttcagaggcgtgactggtggcgatgtctaggagttccttggtagtttgtGGGCCCCTATGtcctaacttgtggaccagggattcgcaggttgttctagacagaaaggctcctattacgtcggcgttggcgacgttagggagctcgttgtactgtcgagagaagcgccgaatgtacccacgaagggtttcatcggccttctggcggcagtttttgaggtcccatgggtttccagggcgtttgtacgtgccctggaagttgcccacgaagatctccgtcagatccgcccaactctgaatagcattggacggtaggtgctctagccatgctcgcgccgaatcgaccaagaacagcgggagattgcgaataatgaaattgtcatcactcgcaccaccggcctgacatgcaagccgatagtcttcgagccaaagcccaggatttgttttgccagaatatttagggatgttggtaggcggtcgataccttagggggaatgcagcgttgaggatgtgtcggccgaaggcctgagggcctggcaggccagggctcgggcttcggtcctcgttgctgtcatagcatccgccatgtcggggatgatagccgcggcatgctgcttctccatcatcgccgtgggcacgtctccgagcgtcgatgatgctacgtacgtcgtggccatggccgaggcgttgatgtactaggacaacggagggctgcctgccggctggcggtgtttggtgaacggacgcgtccttggtgggacgcactgagggggcgcgctggctggtgttgggttcgcgtcgtcgagacaacgaacttttcgCCTGCTGtgccgctgcacgctcgagcaacgtgcgaatctccctgtGGGCCCGGCGATCTTCGGCtgtcgcggcctctggaaggccatgcagcaaggcggttgctgcggcgatgttctggctagctcgggcaaagtgaggaagggtcccatcatcggtgaggatcctctagTGTACGACGCGGGCCGTGGCGCGTgcacgccccccgtctttgcggcgttcaatctcacgattgatgtccgcgtactcccggacgagcccttgcccggcctcatcgatctcttgctgacgggccctcagctgctccatccttaggcgagatggggccgtTGTCTCTTCCCTGGATCTGCTATCAGGGTTGttcgtaggggtgacctcttccctggagacactttcgacgtgaccctcgggggtctgcgtcatgaagcattcccgagaagggtggtggctccgcctactggaatccgagctagagaacgatcctggctcctcgttgaggagctcaaAGAGGGTCTCTGTATCATGTTCAATcgcccccatgaactcgatgtccgtgggcgactgaaccatacgtagcgccTGAAGGCGGCCAGCAGTCGCCGCAGTGttacggagaccgaacggaaacaccatcggggcgctccgtacggACCCTCTCGGACATAGGGTgacgttgtgagaggcctcccttgatgacaggggtccaagggagtcgcccgacgggccctcaagcctaagatggctgaggttgatggaagagagagatggggcggctgagcgagtcagcgccagctctcctcctagtgtgacgatgaaatctaggtcgcccaaacgcacgtgtgcgcctggggcccaggtgattgcatgggtggccatccgaggcctgatttggaacgcgcaagctcccctacctggcgcgccaactgtcggtgtttcgtacgagcaccgacaagtaaatttatagtaatgcgcattaggctcggatggtgcgctaaaggacacaagatttatactagttcgggccgaatgtccctacatctagtttgttgctgctcgtgttatcagcaccgtgaatggtctgtagtaaggggtacaaacaatcgagagagggactggtcccaagtctctgatggaagggttgaaggtaggtcaagaggttcgaagcaacttgactgtgtgtatctgtGTGTCATATTGTTCGGTCTCAAGAGTCCGTCCGTCtgatggaggaagcacatccccttttatagatgaaggggccggctttacaaggatgagggctctaCCTtattcttgtggctcacgtctacccaatcctccttcttcattctgatgagtgcgaaggaagataagtgcctccAATattgttgatgtctctgtagaatgtcaggttgattacagaacgttgccctacgcagggtatgggctgtagtacagtggttttgacttattagcctcccctagccttgctccgcatgccttctggttcttgtgagtcttcgtcggagggacgaggggtcgggatcCAGCGTAATGccatggtcaaggccttctgacttggcagacctgaggggtcgggaagcgggcgccgctcccttgggtccatagcgtggtgacgaaaAATTCGTCGTTCGTggggatagcaaatccttttctagagcgtagcggttgtcgtatatcttcgttgggttccgtgtcccagggccgaaggcggcgcctacaactctacagggcgaggagcacgcacctgtccAACCTTTCAGGCTCTGcgacgcccggaagggtctaaagcacctatcctgtcatcccctggtagtacttttcctgccagggcgtagggtatggtccttggagccatggttgacccgaacgtcttgtcttgccctgtacttatcatcttgagggaatggggagaagttgttaggtaagatgaatccaatctttagatatggagcagggtgagactcgttccttgccgtcgggcgaaacggagaccaattcctatctctcgggcgagaccgacctcgcccctctggggtcgggcgaggcggaatctatccctcagccctcgggcgagaccgagcccgccctaaaggcgtcgggcgagacggaatttatccctcggccctcgggcgagaccgagcctgtcccaaaggcgtcgggcgagacggagattaaccctgagccctcgggcgaggcagagttatctcacaaaggcgtcgggcgaggcggaaccaaactcctgtcactcgaacaagggatgaaacggtgcccttatgcgtccagaagtttttcatgttcggtggttattggttccaccttctggggtaccccggtattaagTCCCCGACAAATATTTTTTAAGTTCAAGGGACAACGCCCCCGTCTTTTAACATTCATTAAAAGACAGAAATATTCATTACAGCATAGTTCGTAATCTCCATCATACCTCGAAAACCAGATACCAGGACAGTAACACCCTAGGCCCGGCACACGGCACAGGTCCACTCTATCGAGGGGTGGgccccacctacgtagcaacccgcttgcGCTTTCGTTCTCGCTTCAcgcaaaacggttaaccgaaggttactgcGCGTCCTTGGCCTGGCTATTTAAGTTGGTCTGACCGTCCTGGATTCCAATCTTGCTGCACAGTGTTTCACGATGATACAGAAACCCTGCTTTTGGCCCATCCCACCTCGGCGCTACAGTGCCCCGCAGCTACAGCGGACCACAGCCCACACGTGCAGTTACAGTGCCTCGGCCCAACCGGAATTCGGCCCATTTGGGTGGGGATGTTACCATCACCCCTTGGGATTTGATGTCATCGTTGAATGCCAGACTGGCTTACCCTATTTGGGTCAAATGCTCAGGATCGACTCTCTTGGCCCATGTTCCTATTCCCAGCTCCCCGACCCAAGTGCCATGCTCTTGCAGAGTCATGCGCAACCTGTCCGAGCTCCCGAGCCATACatccgtgaaaccgcgagagttggctctgataccatttgtaacaccCCAGACCCACGATGACGGCTAAGATCTACTCTACACGTTGAACCAGCACCGGCTTCATCTTCAGCAAACTCTGCAGCTGGTCCACCATTAGCAGCTTATCCAGAGAAACGTCCACACCCATTGCCGTCTTCAGTTGGGGGGAGGAAGCCACAACACCATAGCAGCTTTCTTCTTGATCTCCAGTACAATTCTTGATAAAGTCTGTTTCTTGTTTTCCGGGCACAAAATTAGACAATTTTGCACCGTATAAGCCAGTTTGGTCAGCAGGATATCCATCCTTTCCAACCTACATTCTGAAAGCAGATGTCATTTCTTAGCTTCCAAATATTCTAAAGAGCAGCAGCAGTAACTATATTCACCACACCGTGTTTTTATTACTAAGCCAAAACTGGCCAATGGATTCAAAAGAACCCCCAGGTTCACTTCCAGAATATTAGAAAGAACACGCCATTTCTGTGCAGCTACTGCACACTCAAAAAACATGTGTAACACAGATTCCACCTCACAGCAAAACAAGCATGAGATATCATCCAGCTTTTTCCTTTTTCTCAAGTTATCTCTAGTGAGAATTTTGTTTTTAGATAccaaccaaagaaaaaaaaaaggattcTGGGAGGGACTTTAATATCCCATACAGCTGACACAAACACAGGTTGAATACCTCTGAAGTTAATAACTTTGTACAAGGATTGAGTAGAGTCTCAGATGCCATTTGAAGTAAACTGCAAAAATCAACAAAAGGATTGAGTACAACATTAATAATATCATCGAACTATTTTTTTCTTAAGAAAAGAGTAAGGACTTTGTCTTGTCTTGGTGCAAGATGCTAATTGAAAAGACGGTTACTTCTTTTATGATCCATGAAATAGGAGAGCAACAAAGAATGTTCATAACTTTTATTTAAATATGTTTCCCCATACATAGGTTCTGATTGTAAAAATCTTATATTTACCTCAATGATCACCTTTGCTTCGTGAGTAGCATTGTTTCTTTGATTAGTCACGTTGGTAATCAGCAGAGTCAGTCTCATTGGTTTTCTGTTAACATTTTTTTTATGAATGATAGCTATTACTTATTATAAAGAAGTCTGTTGTAAGAGCAGCAAAACCATAGAAAAAAGTAGTACTTAAAAGAACTTTGAAAAGATCATGTGTGTTTAATCTAAAAGTGAACTTAAATCCAATATTATagactacaacaacaacaacaacaaagcctttaaatcccaaacaagttggggtaggctagagttgaaacccagtagaagcaatcaaggttcaggcacgtgaatagctgttttccaagcatttctatctaaggctaagttttTTGGTATATTTCATCAtttcaagtctcattttattgcctctactcaagtcaacttcggtcttcctctgcctctcttcacgttactatcctggcttaggattccactacgcaccggtgcctctggaggtctccgttggacatgtccaaaccatctcaaccggtgttggacaagcttttcttcaattggtgctacccctaatctatcacgtatatcatcgttccaaacttgatcccttcttgtacgaccgcaaatccaacgcaacatacgcatttccgcgacacttatctgttgaacatgtcgtcttttcgtaggccaacattctgcaccatacaacatagcaggtctaatcgccgtcctataaaacttaccttttagcttctgtggtacccttttgtcacataggacaccaaatgcttggcgccacttcatccaccctgctttgattctatggctaacatcttcatcaatatccccgtctctctgtagcattgatcctaaatatcgaaaggtatccttcctatgcactacttgaccttccaaactaatatcttcctcctcccgagtagtagtgccgaagtcacatctcatatactcagttttagttctactgagtctaaaacctttagactctaaagtctcccgccataactccagttcctgattcactcctgtccggctttcgtCAACtaacactacatcgtccgcgaaaagcatacaccaagggatgtccccttatatgtcccttgtgacctcgtcACTAATGAgtatgatctttttttttttgctagcaTCCTAATGAGTATGATCTTTGATATCTTATCACTGAATATTTCCAGGAACTGTTTAAAATTTCACAACACACTTACAGGAAAATCTCTACTGAAAGGCTAAGGCCATGTGTGCCAAAATCATTTTATCCTAAACAATTTTTTAGTGTATGACAGCAAAACCTAGGGGTCAATCAGGCATATTTGGCTTTCATGTTTGCATGTTTTGTGTGCACAGATCCAAGATAAAAGTACTGAAGCAGTTCAATCATGACTATGTGAAAACTAAAATTCTAAAGCAAGTAAAAAAAAATGTTTAGATCACAGTACAAGGCCTGTTACCTTTGTACCCCAATCTCACACAGGGTTTGTTCATAGAACATCAAAATTGGAGAACTCAAACAATGATGTAAGCAATCATAAGAATCTGGTGCTGTCGCCTTGTTTTCCGTGGGGCCTGTAGCGGAAAACTGTAAAGGTTGGCTTAAAACTAAGCGAAATACAGACAATGATGTAAACAATATGTATCATAGTGAAATGATCATAATCTGTAAGTTTAGGTGTTACATGTTGGGATCAGGATTGTTTTAGGGGCTTGAATATAGCATTGAAAAATCCACACATTTTGTGCAAGCAAGCATCCACAGCAGCTTATACTTAATCAGAAACCAAAAAATATCATTGTAGCTTTGTAAGGCAATCTGGTGTTGCAACCTCTGTGTAGGAGCAGAAAAATATAGAATCGCAAAATCAACCCAGCGGACTAATTGCGGAACTCATAGGTAACCACAGTCATTCAACTGCGAAGCTGACCTATTCCAGAGTTCAGACAAAAATTCAGAGTTCAAGCTATATTGCATAAGATAcatcaagaaaaagaataatgagTTCAGATTTAGATAGTGGAAAATGAACTGTTCCACCAAAAATCTGCGCATGACAACAAAAATGGTCTCATAAACAATTTAAAAACATATTAGGTTTACTGATGAAAACAACAATGATATCATAACAAATAAGCATGTAATGAATGACCATGAAAGCAGCTTCCATTTCCGAAGTGACAATAGCTCATACAAAAAGCAGGAGATGCAGTACTTGTGTTGACAGTTTCTTTATCTACAGCGTTATGGGATCAGAATCACACTCCAAGCATTATGTTCCACCACTAAACTGGAGGTGCCTGAGTATACAAGGGAAGAGGAACAATTTATAAGGATTAAGGAACTCGTTTTCTGAGCATCAGATGATCGAAGAGCAGGAAGTATAATGAAAATGAAGGACCAGAATATTTCCATGCATATCCAGGGAATATATGCATACCTCCAATGCTCACCTCTGACCTCCCCCCGTGCGTCCTCCGCAACGCCCTTCCGCTGATTCCAATACAGTAGAAACAAAATGCATTAATCACCAAAAcggaaccaaagcaatggctgtAAATCGCATTAAAAAAAAAACACGCGAAGTCTCTTTGATTGATGACTGAAACTTGATTAAGAGGAATTGATATATTCGAACGAGAAACTCATATCAATCACCTTTGAAAGCACCATGCAGTAAGGAATCCTTACGAGAGATCCGACGGCCCGGCGGCCGACGCTGAGGCGAGGGCTTAAAGATGAGACGCCGTGATCGAGCGAGTCAGCCACGCAGGCGGAAACTTCAACCGCGAAGGCGGAGACCTCCTTCGGGTTGGAGGAGCCTTGGAGCGTAATGCCCGGGACGCACGTGAGACGGGACACTGCCAGGTGGTGCGAGGAGTCAATCCAGCGCCGCTCCGCTCATGCCTCTTGCGACGCACGGAACTGTCACCTGGGCGGACGCGCACGCACCCCCGTCTCCGACCGTCCGGCCATGCGCCGCTTGACTACCTCGGGACCGACGTGTCAGCAGCGAACGTTCTCCACGTTACTCTCATCTCAGGCACGCCGCCGATTAGAGAGACAAAGCCGCAAAGCCAAAGGGACCGCAAGCGGCAAAGCCGTTGGCTGCATCTAACCACCGGCGGGGGCCAACGAACTTTGCTTGCTTCTCCTTCCCGCATGTTCTCATCCCCTCTCCTCTCCACTCGTCGTCCACCCCTCGTCCCTCGAGCTCTTCACCTTCAGCTCCGGATCTGGAAGGCCGAGGAGCAGTCGCATGGTAGAAGAGAAACAGAGCTTTCGAGTCTCCGCCACAGCTTCTTGGTGAGTGCGAGAATTCGGGACGGAGGAGCCGCATCGCTATAATATAACCGGGAAAGCCTCGAGGAGAATTCAGACATGGATGGGTTGCCTAGAGAACTGTGCCTCAAGATCTTCCACCTCCTGGATCACCAGTCCCTCGCTTCTGCTCCCCAAGGTTTGACGCCTCAAAATTATCGCATCCCAATGTGGAATTGGAAGCACGAGTATTGAAATTGCTGTGTCTTTTTTCCCCCCCGAAAAATGCAATTTCAGTTTCTCTGTAATTCTGAACTTCCCGTTGTCGGAATTCTTAATGTCCAATTTAGTATATATTTGGTTTCCGTTGACAATTCAGATTTTGATTGTGTATCTCTGTAGACCTCTTCCAAGTCTTAGATTGTCAAATCGGATCGGTTGTATACCCTGTGTTCTGTACAAGCTGAAGCCTGAAAACGTTCCAGGCGTTGCATCGAGTGATAGCTTCATAGCTGATACTACCAGCAGACAGCATGTACTCCGTAGTACAACGGTAGTGATATGTTGTTCTGGTGAGTTACGATGCTGCTCCTGGCTCAGTTTGCAGGAAATGGAGTGCGTTGACCTCCGACGATGAACTGTGGCGCAAGCTGTTCAACGACAGGTGGGGAGCAGACGCCGCAGCGTTCTACGCGCCGGAGGGCTCCAAGTCTTGGAAGGACGTCTTCGTCGTGCAGGACCGGTGCGACCGATACGGACTGTAAGCGACTCACCTCACCTATCTGTTCCACTGCTTCCGATGTTGCCAATTGGCAATCGCCATGTCGAGCAACAGTTGAGCCGTCTCCTTTATTTGGCCTGTGAGTGTGACCGAGCCGCGTTCTTTCTCAGGGGTGTCAGGATCATCAGGGAAGGGAAGGACTACTACCTGATCTACCAGGGCGAGATCCAGAGGTACTTGGGCTCCCGCCAGGACACGGACGGCGACTGCGGCAAGAACGCGCCGCAGCAGGACGCTGGGGACGAGCACCGGCAGATATCCAACCGGATCCTGTTCTTCCTTGGGGATCTGGAGAAAGCCTGTGCGGACGCCAAACGTGTCAAGGCCTGAACCTGAACATGTGCTAACCTGTGCCCCTGACCATCAGCACATTGTTCAACGCTTGTATGACTGTTGTTAATTTGCATAGCTCGTGCATAGTGTTGCTATACTACATGTTAGCATCTCACCTTCAATTCATGTAAGttgagcatcatgtttacgtCAACCTGAAATTATAATTCGAGTCACAACCTTTGTT encodes:
- the LOC136474589 gene encoding F-box protein SKIP31-like, with translation MDGLPRELCLKIFHLLDHQSLASAPQVCRKWSALTSDDELWRKLFNDRWGADAAAFYAPEGSKSWKDVFVVQDRCDRYGLGVRIIREGKDYYLIYQGEIQRYLGSRQDTDGDCGKNAPQQDAGDEHRQISNRILFFLGDLEKACADAKRVKA